The Aneurinibacillus uraniidurans genome segment AGAGCACCATCTGCTCGAGGATAGCGCCGTATACAGCTGGGTCACCTGTATGGACACGTACAACAGATTTCCCTTCTTTCGTACGTTCGGTCATAATTTCGACCATTTCTTCCAGTGTCATGCCTGCTGTTTTGATTACTTCTGCGCCTGGTTTCGCTTTTGCAACCAGTTCTTCATTCACAAGGGAATCCGCCCACAGAACAACGTCGGCTGCCTGTAATAGCTTAAGCCCCTTTACCGTAATTAAATCTGGATCCCCCGGTCCTGCCCCGATAATGTATACTTTCATTATTTTCTCACCACCATTAACGTTAAGTATTCAAGCTCAAGCCCTTTAAGCTCCGCCACGTTATTCCAGACGACTTCCTCACCTGACGTTACCTTTGTAATTACAGATGCATTCGGCAACAGGTTGAGTTCTCCTAGCACATCAATCATGACATCAATCACTTTAGCGACTTTAATAAACACAACACAGTCGTGGCTAATAAGCGCTTGTTTCATCTCATCTCGATCCGCTGTTGCCGGAATGATCGCGACATGCTCATCCCCGTCCGCAAGCGGCAGGCCAAGACGAGACGCGGCACCGTTCACCGAGGAAATGCCCGGTATGGATACGATGCGTACTTCTGGATGCTTCTCCTGCATCAGTCGCATCATATGGATGAATGTGCTATACAGCATCGGATCGCCTTCCGTTACGAACGCAACATCCTTGCCCTGAGCCAGACGCTCATACACTGCTTCTACCGTTTGCGTCCATTCCCGCTCCAAAATATCCGGGTCTTTCGTCATCGGAAACACCAGACCAAGCATTTCTTTTTGTGACTGATCAATGTAGCTCTCCACAATTTGATAGGCATAGCTTTTGCTGCCCTTGCGCTTGCGCGGATAGGCAATAACCGGAGATTCTTTCATCAAGCGATACGCCTTCACCGTAATCAGTTCCGGGTCGCCCGGTCCAACACCGACCCCATATAATGTACCTGTTGCCATCTTACTCATCCTCTCTGTGCTTCGCGGTTATGATATAGATCGGGTTCAATCCCTCAAACCGATTCATATGTAAAATAGGCTTACTGCGTGAGATTTGCGTCAGTGTCACCGCTGTTTCGAACCCTTCTTCTTCGAAAGTTTTCATCGCTTCATACAGCGTCTCAATCGTCGCTGCATTCAGCACGATGCGCCCTCCCTGCTTCAAGCGGGTACAACAGATATGCAGCAGCTCTTTCATCTCGCCACCACTGCCGCCGATAAATACCGCATCCGGATCAGCGAATTCTTCAATTCCCTGCGGTGCCTTGCCGTGTACGGTTACAAAATCCGTTCGGAACTTCTTCATATTCGTCCGACAGTTCTCAAGATCGGCTTCATTCTTCTCAATCGCAAACACCTGGCCGTCCCGACAAATACGGGCTGCTTCAATCGCCATAGAGCCTGTGCACGTGCCGATGTCCCATACCGTACTGTCTGATCGTAGACCGAGTGCTGCGAGACTGAGTATGCGCACTTCTTTCTTCGTAATGAGTCCTTTATCCGGCTTGCGCTGCGCAAATTCTTCGTCTGAAACACCAAGCGGCCACGCGGGACCCGGTACTGTACGCTTCAATACAACGATATTAAGCGGTGCGAATTCCTGTTCCGCCATCTCCTCGAGTGTATACCATCCTGTGCGCTCCTCAGTGCCTCCAAGATTCTCCGCCACAAAAGCCCGGTATTCGGTCATGCCAAACGATAGCAAGTACTCCGCAATAACGGCTGGACTGTTTGTCTCATCCGTCAGTACACATACCTTCTCACGTCCGTCAATTTTCTGTGCTAGCCCGCGCATGCTGCGCCCGTGCACACTGAGGAATGTACAGTCCTGCCAGCTTTCCTGCATGCGAGCGAATGCTTCTTGAACCGAACTAAGACCCGGATAAACCTCAACAGGAAGCTTCTTTGCCAAGTATGATCCGATGCCATAGAATAGCGGGTCACCGGATGCCAATACGACTGTTTTTTTGCCAGACTCCCGAATTCGCTCTACAAGTGCGGCAAGCCCGCCTTTGACCGCCAGCTTTTCACCTGTATAGTCCGGAAAAAACGATAGATGGCGTTCCCCACCAACAAGCAACTCGCTCTCCTCAACCCATGTCCGATACAACGGAAGCAAACTGTCTACCCCGCTGTCTCCGATTCCGATGACTTTAATTACTTGCTGCACTCTACTAGCTCCCTTCCTAACAGTTCGCTCTTCATCGTGATGAGCACTGCTTCCACATCAAAAGTCCCTTCTGCTTCACGCAGTGACGATTCACAGATGGCCCGGCACAACTCGCTAAAGAAGGCTGTATTTCCTTGTTCCCGCATCATGTCACCTACTTCAGAAGCTGTGTTTGCATTCCGCACCTGCGCAACCATCTCGTCTGACGCACTAGCACGAGCCGCTACTTCCGCCAGAAAATCGAAGTTAATCGGCGCACTTTTGGAATGCACCATCATCACGCCTTGTGCAACTTTAGAAAACTTGCCCATCATTCCAACAAGCGTTACTTTTTTGGCCCCAAAATTTCGGCACATTTTAAGCGTGAACCCAACAAAATCACCCATCTCGATAAACGCTTCTTCCGGGTAATCCGGATACAATTCCTGTATGGCATACTTCTCACTTCGCCCACCTGTCGTAATAATCAAATGGTCACAGCCACATGCAATCGCCACCTTAACCGCTCGGGCAATACTTGCTTTGAAAGCTGCTGTTGAGAACGGAACGACCGTGCCACGCGTGCCAAGAATCGAGATCCCGCCGAGAATGCCAAGCCGTGCGTTCAGCGTTTTTTTAGCGATTTCTTCTCCGTCCGGAACTGAGATGATAATACGAATCCCCCGGTTTATTCCGTACTCCGCCAGGACTTCCTCTGCGGTCCCCATAATCATCCGACGCGGTACTGGATTAATCGCCGCTTCTCCGACCGGAACGGGCAGACCAGGCTTCGTTACCCGGCCTACTCCAACGCCACCTTCTAGTTCAATGCCTAGTTCATTACGCCAGCTGACGGTTGCCACAATACGGGCTTGATGCGTAGCATCCGGGTCATCTCCCCCGTCTTTGATCACTTCCGCTACTGCATATTCATCAGCAAGCGTCACCTGCTCCATCATGAACGAGACACAATCTCCTATTGGAAGCAGAATCTCCACGTCCGTTACTGCACGTTTTTCCAGCAGAGAGAGGAGAGCCGCTTTCGTAGCTGCTGTTGCATTTGCCCCTGTCGTATAGCCGTGTCGGAGCGGCTTTTCCTCCTGTGCCGTCATCGAAGTTAGCCTCTCTTTTCCGCGAGAATGGTCAGGGCGTTCAGGGCTGCAACGGCAACAGGACTTCCGCCTTTCCGTCCGATATTCGTAATGAATGGAATGTCCATTTTCGCCAGCTCTTCTTTAGACTCTGCCGCCGATACGAATCCAACTGGAACGCCGATCACAAGACCCGGACGCGCTTCCCCTTCTTTGACAAGACGGATGAGCTCAAGAAGGGCAGTTGGTGCATTCCCGATCACAAAAATGCCGCCTTCTGCTTCTTTAATTGCTTTACGCATGGAGATAATTGCTCTTGTTGTATTCAGACGCTTTGCTTCTTCCATAACGTCCTTGTCTGAGATATATACATGTACACTGCCACCGAATTTTTCGATACGCGGCTTGCTGATGCCGACCTGTACCATCTGCACATCCGCTACTACTTTACGTCCTTCACGGATCGCTTTAATCCCGGACTCAATCGCATCCCGATGGAACACCATACTACGTCCAAGTTCAAAGTCAGCAGATGCATGGATAACACGCTGTACAACAGGATACTGGTCAGCGGTAAATGGATGCTCGCCCAGTTCCTCTGTGATCATCTCAAAGCTTTTGCTTTCAATTTCTTGCGGTTGAACCGTAAGTGGTTTAAATTCTGTATGAAAATCCATTAGATTATTTCCTCCCTGATTTTAGTATGTAAAGCCGTAAGTACGGCATCAAACTCTGAGAATACCGTTCCGTAATCAATCTTTGGCCGGGCAATGAGGATCGTCGGAATGCCCAGTTCCAATGCTGCTTCCAACTTCTCATCTACGGAGCCGACTTTTCCGCTTTCTTTCGTGATCATCAGTGTGACTCCGTATTGCCGATAGAGAGCAATGTTTAATTCCTTAGAAAATGGCCCCTGCATCGCAATGATATGCTTCTGCTCTACACCTAATTGCTCACACTTTTCCATGTTGTCACGACGCGGCAGCATCCGGGCAATGAGCGTTAGACCCGGCACGTCTCGCAATCGTTCTACGAATACCTGCAGCGTCTTGCTTCCCGTTGTCAGCATCACCACGCCACCGCGCTGTGCCGCTTCCTCTGCGGCAGATTCGTAATCGGGAACAACCGTTACAAGTGGATGTGTCGGCTCTTCGACCGATTTTCGCTCGTAGCGAATGTACGGTACACCTGCAGCAGCAGCCCCTTCTAATGCGCTACGTGATGCTTCTTCTGCGAACGGATGGCTCGCATCCACGATCGCTTGAAACCCCTGCTCTACGACTACTGCCGCAATCTCGTCTGCATTCAGGCGGCCTATCCGCACCGGAATCCCAGCCTCTGTCATGCTTTTCGCCGCACTCTCCGTCACAACCGTCGTAAGCAGCTCATACCCGGCATCTTGTATCTGAAGTGCCAGCTCCCGCGCATCACTCGTTCCTGCCAACATCAAAATCATGATTCTACCGACCCCTTCTCATCATGATGGTGGTGATCATGATGATCGTGGTCGTGGTGGTCATGATCACCGTGATGATGATGGTGGTGATGGCCGTGATCATGATCATGGTCGTGATGTAGATCCAGGTGCTCCACCGCAAATAGACGGTACTGACACACATCACAGTTCATCTTCACGTCGTCTGCCAGCGCTTCCGCCACCCGGTCCTCAAAAATCGTCTTCAGCCCTTCATGAAACCCAAAATAAGCGGTCATCACAAACTCCCGATCCGTATATTGTGCACGGAATGCATCCAGTTTCGTTTCCATTCTCTTCATCAAAATGCCCGTAAAGAGCAAATACGGAACGAGAATGACGCGCTTCGCACCGAGTGCCAGACAACGTGCAATTCCTTCCTCTACGTTCGGATCGGTTACCCCAATAAAGCACGTTTCCACCCATTTTACATGTAGGCGTTCCCAGAGCAGACGGGATAGCTTATATACCTCACTATTCGCATCAGGGTCACTACTGCCGCGTCCAACGAGTAGAACCGCTGTATCATCCGCCTGTTGTGCCGGATCGAAGCCTGTCTCCATCAGTCGTTCCTCTATAATATGCAGTACTTCTTCGTGAATTCCGATTGGACGCCCGTAGATGAACTGTACATGCGGATACTGCTTGCGTGCTACATCCAATGCCGCTGGAATATGTAGCTTCGAGTGTCCGGCTGGAAGAAGCATCATCGGGATGACTGCTACCTTTGTCGCGCCACGCTCTACACAAGCTGCCAGCCCCTGGGCAATGTCTGGGGCAGCAAACTCCAGAAAACACGTTTCAATAATCGGAACCCCGATCCGTTCTTTGATCTGCTCTACAAATGCGGAAATTTCCTCATTCCCCTGCGGATCACGACTCCCGTGGCCAACGAATAATATTGCGTCCATACTCATGCTGCTTATCCTCCCTGTCTGCTATTCTCCACACGCAGCTTCTGCCAGCACCGGAATCGGCACTTCCTCATAGACGAAGCCTTCGATCTGTTTGATCCGCTTGAAAAACTTGTGGAAACGTTCATTCGGATGTCCCTGTTCTTTATAGACGGCAATAATTCGTTCCAGCAGCCCAACAATCTCAGCCGGTTCAATCCCTTCCGCTACAGGCTGCCCCGCATGTGCGGTCCGTCCCACTGTCTTTGCCCCTAAGAACAGGTCAAATTTTCCCTGTCGGAACACAATACCGATATCCTCTTTAACCGCGCCATAGCACGCCATGCCACAGCCGTTAAAGCCAATTTTCATTTCTTTTGGCACATCCATTCCACCAAGCAGTGCCTGTATCTCGTCTGCATATGGAATCGGGTCCGTCTTCTCCCCGTCACAGAAATCACATGCTTTTACCGTAATGACATTCCCAACTGGCAGTACGAGCAAGCCTGCCTCACGAAGACGACTAACGACTTCATCCGGATTTGCGGTTGGCAGGCTAATGCGGAACTGATGATCCGGCGTGTAATCCATCGAGCCCCGTTCTCCGACAATCCCGGCAAGCAGCATCATCTGTGCCGCACTCAGCTTCTTATTCGCCACTCCAGGTGAAACTGCGAATTCAAAAATCTGCTCTTGTACAAAGCCAGAAGGAGATGCAACAGCAACGGACTCTTTTACACCATACAAGCACCCAAGTGCTTCATCTGCTAGCGCCCGAGCGGAAAGGGATTCCACCTGCTCCCGTTTTTGTTCAGGTGCAGACTGTATCGCTTCTGTTCCTGACTGCTCATCCATGCTGTGCAGTGCCCACGGCTCATTTTCTTCTCGCAAGCGCTGATGCGGTGCTAACGTTTGTTTCTCCGAGCCAAGCGTATACTTGCGCTGATAGCCACGCGGCGTGATCATTTTACCGTCATACAAGCATGTTGAGTTATTTCCGATAATGACAGTTGTTAGCATCCCGATATCATGATTAAGCATGTCAGCTAATGTCGTCACAACTACTGACTGACGATCCCGATACGCACTCTTCACGAGCCCAACCGGAGTATCCGGGGAACGATATTGCAGCAAAATACGCTGCGCTTCCTCAATCTGGCGCGTCCGGCGTCCGCTTTTCGGATTATATAAAGCGATAACAAAATCTGCCGCACCTGCAGCATCAATCCGCTTTGCAATTAACTCCCATGGTGTTAGATGGTCACTTAGACTGATCGTACATGCATCATGCATAACCGGCGCCCCAAGCAAGGATGCACATGAATTAATCGCCGAGATGCCCGGCACAACTTCTACTTCAACCCCATCAGCTTCCGTCCAGCCTTTTTCCATAAGCACTTCATAGACGAGTCCAGCCATTCCATATACCCCGGCGTCCCCACTGGAGATTACGCCTACTACTTTGCCCTGTTCCGCCTGGCGCACCGCTTCCTGTGCCCGACCTACTTCCTCAGTCATCCCGGCTTGCATAACAACTTGCTCGTCCCGCAGCAATCCACGAATCAAATCGACGTATGTCGTATACCCCAGGATTACTTCACATTCTTCAATCGCAGTCCGCGCTCGCATAGTCAGATGTGCTTCACTTCCTGGACCAAATCCAATCAGCAGCAGTTTTCCTCGTTTCATCTCCCGTGCTCCTTCCTTTTTGTACAATAAAAAAACGTCTTTCTGGTTAGAAAGACGTATTGGTAGACAATTAGTCATACAGTTACTTTGCTCGTATGCCTGTCGCTAGTCAACACGCCCCATCCTCGTGGTTCGATCGTGCAGAACTTTACGGCAGGTTTCCTGGCTTCGAGTACAAACGAGCTCTACCCCCTTCCCATTTCAATCACGAAATAGTGGACATTATGATAGCACTCTCCTCTTCACAGTGGCGGGACCGCGTCGGCTTTATACCGAACTTCCCTATTAAGCCCTTACATAAACATATCGGGCACCGCAAAGCAAATCATTCAATTTTTAAGTAGCCCTATCATATCACGAATTCTATATTTCGACTATGCTGAAAAATTCGTGACTTTTGCTGCTGCAAACTAACGATTATTTTACTCATAGTCATATCGAATACTAAAATATTTACTACCGTATCTCTTCCATAATTTATTACAATATAAAGGAGGTATCCTTACTTCAGGAGGGGATTGATTGTATGAATAAACCCATTCGCATTCTGATCGCTGACGATCAAACATTAATGCGTGAAGGACTTAAAACCATATTGGAATTAGAAGATGATATCGAAGTCATTGGAACACCCGATGATGGAAAAAAAGCATATGAAATGGTAGCCCAGCACCGCCCCGACGTTGTTTTGATGGATGTACGAATGCCTGTCATGGATGGAATCGAAAGCACTCGTCTGATCAAAAAAGAATTCCCTGAGACTGTTATTCTTATTCTTACTACATTTGCTGAAGATGCCTATATCATAGAAGGTCTTGCGAATGGAGCCAGCGGATTTCTATTAAAAGATATTCACGGAGATCGATTAATCTCTTCCATTCGAGATGCAGCTTGCGGCCAGCTCTTGCTCCCTTCCATCATTGCCACCAAACTTGCAACCCGACTCTCTCAACTTTCTTCCCAAGCCCAACACGAGATCAATACCGAAAAACTACGCCAGGAAGGCATCGAATTTTCCACACGCGAAAAAGAAATTGCCCATCTTATGCTCAAGGGCTTCAGTAATCGGCAAATTGCCAAGGCCCTGTTCATCAGTGAAGGTACAGTAAAGAATTATATCAGCATTATTTACAGCAAAATCGGTACAAATGAACGGACAAAAGCCATTATGTATATTCAAACCCTTGGCATTGAAGAATCCAATACTCAGTAAAGCAAAGGAAGAACCTTCATGAGACGAGCTTACACTTGCCTTTCGATCTTGTTCATTCTTATTCTTCTCCCATTTAGTCTCGCAGGCTGCTCACCTTCTACAGCTTCTCACCATCCTACTGTAAAGCAAGGGGTACTTGATTTGCGCGACTGGGATCTGGAGCAAAAAGGGACCGTTAGTTTGAATGGGGAATGGCAATTTTACTGGAGACAGCTGCGTGATACACCAGATTCTATTCCCTCACATTTTATTACCGTTCCCTATGTGTGGAACGGGTACGAATGGAATGGACAGAAACTCCCCGGTGAAGGCTATGCAACCTTTATCGCAACCATACGACTTAATCCTGCAGAAAAAGATAAACTACTCGCCCTTTATGTTCCTGATGTCTACACGGCCTATCGACTTCTACTTAACGGCAAGCAAATCTCAGAAAATGGAGTCGTCGGGACGTCCAAACAAACGATGAAGCCGTACTACATGCCGCGTCTTGTTTACTTTCGTCCGGAAACAGATACGCTTGTCCTTACCATGCAAATCTCTAACTTCGTACATAAAAATGGGGGCATGTGGAATGAGATGCTAGTAGGGGACGCGCAAACACTCGCCGACTGGAAGGAACATAGCATAATCGTTCAAGCCCTGCTTATCGCAAGCTTATTTATTCTCGGTGTTTATCATTTGACGATATATGCCATCCGGCGCAAAGATCTGCCTTCTTTCTATTTCGGGCTATTCTCTTTTATGCTTAGCATTCGTGCTACCATGCAAGAAAATATGTTTTTGTTTCAGCTGTTTCCCAACTTTAACTGGGAGCTCTCAAAAAAAATCGAATATATTATTCTTTTTCTTGGGCTTGCGGTACTTTGTCTGCTCATTCAATCGCTTTATCCGCAAGAAATTAAAAAACGTGTGGTACAAATTATCCAGATTATTTGCTCTTTCTTTGCCTGTATCGCCATTGTAACACCTGCTAGTATTTATACTCGAGTCGCTTCGATTCACTACAATTTCATGCTGATTACGATTGTTTATCTCATGTACGTTCTAATCCTTGCTGTTATTCGTAAACGACCGTTCAGTTATATCAATTGTTTCGTCGCGATCTTCTTCATGATTACCGTTGCCCTTGATATTCTGTATTACAATCAGATCATTCCATACGGAAATTTCACAACATTTGGACTGCTAATTTTCACTTCTGTTCAATCGATCAATCTTTCCATCACATTTGCTCGTGGCTTCTCCCGAGTCGAACAGATGACAGGAGAATTAAAAGAACTCAATGAAACTCTGGAATTGCGTGTCCAAGAACGAACACAGTCCCTCGAGCATTCCCTTCGTGAAGTTGCCCGAGCACGTGCCGAGATGTCCATCATGGAGGAACGAAGCCGTATTGCAGGAGATATTCATGACATTGTCGGTCATACATTGACAACAACTGTTATCCAGATTGAAGCCGGGAAACGATTACTCTCAAAAGACCTGCCGCGTGCTCTTGAAAAATTAGAACTGTCACAGGAGCTTGTACGAAATGGGCTAAATGAGATCCGCCGGGCCATTCGAATTGATCAGGAGGATGAAGAACAATTTGTATTTCCAGGTGTTTTATATCATCTTGTTGCGGAGACAGAAAAACATACGGGAGTAAAAATTGATACGGTGATTGAACCACTTCCCTCTTTGACACTTCCCCAGAAAAAGTTTATTTATCACACTCTTAAAGAAGGATTAACGAACGGAATCCGCCACGGGCAAAGCAATCATTTTATTTTCACGATGGAACGACGGGGAGCCATGCTGCACCTGACGTTAAAAGATAACGGAACAGGGACCTCAGAGATTGAATATGGATTTGGTCTGACAACCATGCAGAATCGTGCGCAAAAATTGGATGGGCAGCTCATGATTTTTTCTGAACCTGGGAAAGGCTGTCGGTTGTCTGTCAGTCTGCCAATCGTGCAGACAAGTAAATAATTCCTTTTTCTCGTATATAATAGAGCAGACAACTATTATCCAACGAAAAGGAGAAATACTATGATAGACAGCCGCATGGAACAGTTAGCCTGCAATCTTGTTACCTATTCGACGAAAGTACAGCCGGGTGAACATGTATTGATTGAAGCATTTGGTATTGATAACATGCTGGTCAAAGCGGTCATCCGGGAAGTACATAAAGCAGGGGGGCACCCGCATGTTAACATCCGCGATCATCAGGTGATTCGTGAGCTTCTAATGAATGCAACCGAAGAACAAGTTCGCGTCTGGATGGAGAATGATGAGCAGCAAATGCGCCAGATGCAGGCGTATATTGGGATTCGTGGTGGCCTGAACATCAACGAGTTATCTGATGTTCCGCCAGAGAATCTGAAGCTGTACAATCAACTGTATAATGCGAATGTCCACAGTAAGATTCGTGTGAAGCAAACGAAGTGGGTTGTGCTTCGTTACCCGACACCATCAATGGCCCAACTAGCAAATATGAGTACAGAAGCATTTGAAACATTCTATTTCAATGTATGCACGATGGATTATGCCCGGATGAGCGAGGCAATGGATGCACTGGTTGCACTCATGGAGAAGACTGACCAAGTGCGTTTGACTGCTCCAGGGACGGATCTACGGTTCTCAGTCAAAGATATCCCGGCCATCAAATGTGCAGGTGAACTGAACATTCCAGATGGCGAAGTGTTTACGGCTCCAGTTCGTGAGTCGGTCAACGGTACGATTTCATATAATACGCCGACTCCATACAATGGCTTCGTATTCGAAAATGTTGTACTCCGCTTCGAGAACGGTAAAATTGTCGAAGCGACCGCAAATGATACGAACCGGATTAACGAGGTGTTTGATACGGATGAAGGAGCACGTTTCGTGGGTGAATTCGCGATTGGTGTAAACCCGTTCGTCCGTGAGCCGATGAAAGACATTCTGTTTGATGAGAAAATCGATGGCTCGATTCACTTTACGCCTGGGCAATGCTATGACGAGGCGTATAACGGAAACAAATCAGCCATCCACTGGGATATGGTATTAATCCAACGCCCGGAATACGGTGGCGGCGAAATCTGGTTTGATGATCAACTGATTCGCAAAGATGGCCGCTTTGTCGTTCCTGAATTAGAAGCATTAAATCCAGAAAACCTGAAATAAAAAATGCGCGGTCTCGCCTATAGCGAACCGCGCATTTTTTCGTCTAAACCTATAACGACCCCGAGAGGATTCGAACCTCCGACCTGTAGTTTAGGAAACTATTGCTCTATCCTACTGAGCTACGGAGTCAAAATTCCTCTTCCATTATACCGATGTCCTTATCAAATTTCAAACCTCATTATTGTATGCGTTTTTATATAAAGAATCCTCTCTTCTATCATGATTTCTTCTCATTTATCCGAAAAAACATACAAGTCCAACTTATTCTGATACTGTTTTATTACAGATAAATAAATGAACCGTAAACTATAACAGTCCATCAGAGGTGAGTTAAATATGTTATCATCCCGTATCCGCCATGCTTCCCTGCTCGAAAAAATCGTCACAAAAGAAACCGCCGCGAGCTGGATCGAAGACGGTATGACCATTGGCTTCAGCGGCTTTACTTCATCAGGGGATGCTAAAGAAATTCCCGTTGCTATTGCAGAACGCGCTCGTGCAGCTGGAAAACCGTTTAAAATTAACGTCTATACCGGTGCATCTGTTGCTCCTACAATTGACTCCGTATTAGCGGACTACATGAACATTCGCCTGCCGTTCCAATCTGATAAAGACTTGCGCAAAAGCATCAATAAGGGAAACGTTAACTATATCGATCAACATTTATCCGAAACCGGAGATGCCCTGTTAACCGGAGCCATTCCTTCGGTCGACATCGCGGTTGTAGAAGCATTGGCTATTACAGAAGATGGAAGCATCATCCCAACTACCTCAGGTGGCAATACACATAACTATATTAAAAATGCAAAAGAAGTCATCGTGGAGCTAAACCTTGCTCAACCGTTATCACTCGAAGGCGTACACGACATTTATGACATCGGAGCATTTGGCGAGCGAAAACCGATTCCACTTCAAGCCGTTGATGATCGTGTGGGCCGCACTAGCATCCCTACTGGCCTAGATAAAATTAAAGGTATCGTCATCACCGAACAATTGGACACTCCGAAAACACTTGTCGAACCAGATGAGGAAACAAGCACTATTGCCCGTCATCTCCTGAATTTCCTGCGAGATGAAATCAAAGCCGGACGCTTATCAGAAAAGCTTCCTCCGCTTCAATCAGGCGTTGGATCGGTAGCAAACGCTGTGTTCCATGGTTTCCTTCATTCCGAATTCCATGACCTGGAACTATATTCTGAAGTGCTGCAAGATTCTGTATTTGACCTGATTGATGCAGGCAAAATTCGCTTCGCATCTGGTGGTGCTCTCACACTGTCCAAAGAAAAAATGGACGTTGTGCTGAATCATTTTGAAAACTATCGCGATAAAATGATGCTTCGCCCACAAGATATGTCTAACAACCCGGAAATCATCCGCCGTCTTGGCTTAATTACGATCAATACCGCGATTGAAGTAGACATATATGGAAATGTTAACTCAACTCACATCATGGGCAACAAAATGATGAACGGAATTGGTGGTTCTGGTGACTTTACACGTAACGCTCGCCTGAGTATTTTTGTAACGAAATCGATTGCGAAGAACGGAGACATCTCCAGCATCGTTCCGTTTATCTCACACGTCGATCACACTGAGCATGATGTGATGGTTGTCGTAACCGAGCAAGGAGTTGCAGATCTGCGCGGCCTGACACCTCGACAACGCGCGATCAAACTGATCGAGAACTGCGCCCATCCGTCTTATCGGGAACAGCTGTATGCCTACTTTAACGAAGCTTCACAACGCGGTGGGCAGACTCCACATGTTTTAGAAAAAGCGTTTGCCTGGCATGTACGCTTCAATCAAACAGGCTCAATGCGGGAAGGTTCCACTTTACCGCTCGTAGAAAAAGAAAAAGTGAATGTAAACTAAGTAAAAGGAGCGACAGATATAATCTGCCGCTCCCTTTTTATGATCTTACTTTGATTTTTTCTCGATTCTTTCAAGTCCACCCATATAAGGACGAAGTGGTTCTGGAATCAGAACACTGCCATCTTCCTGCTGGTAGTTCTCCAGAATGGCAGCCATCGTACGTCCAATGGCCAATCCTGAGCCGTTCAGTGTATGTACGAACTCTGGTTTTGCTTTTGGCTCGCGACGGAAACGAATGCCTGCACGACG includes the following:
- the cobJ gene encoding precorrin-3B C(17)-methyltransferase, with translation MKRGKLLLIGFGPGSEAHLTMRARTAIEECEVILGYTTYVDLIRGLLRDEQVVMQAGMTEEVGRAQEAVRQAEQGKVVGVISSGDAGVYGMAGLVYEVLMEKGWTEADGVEVEVVPGISAINSCASLLGAPVMHDACTISLSDHLTPWELIAKRIDAAGAADFVIALYNPKSGRRTRQIEEAQRILLQYRSPDTPVGLVKSAYRDRQSVVVTTLADMLNHDIGMLTTVIIGNNSTCLYDGKMITPRGYQRKYTLGSEKQTLAPHQRLREENEPWALHSMDEQSGTEAIQSAPEQKREQVESLSARALADEALGCLYGVKESVAVASPSGFVQEQIFEFAVSPGVANKKLSAAQMMLLAGIVGERGSMDYTPDHQFRISLPTANPDEVVSRLREAGLLVLPVGNVITVKACDFCDGEKTDPIPYADEIQALLGGMDVPKEMKIGFNGCGMACYGAVKEDIGIVFRQGKFDLFLGAKTVGRTAHAGQPVAEGIEPAEIVGLLERIIAVYKEQGHPNERFHKFFKRIKQIEGFVYEEVPIPVLAEAACGE
- a CDS encoding aminopeptidase produces the protein MIDSRMEQLACNLVTYSTKVQPGEHVLIEAFGIDNMLVKAVIREVHKAGGHPHVNIRDHQVIRELLMNATEEQVRVWMENDEQQMRQMQAYIGIRGGLNINELSDVPPENLKLYNQLYNANVHSKIRVKQTKWVVLRYPTPSMAQLANMSTEAFETFYFNVCTMDYARMSEAMDALVALMEKTDQVRLTAPGTDLRFSVKDIPAIKCAGELNIPDGEVFTAPVRESVNGTISYNTPTPYNGFVFENVVLRFENGKIVEATANDTNRINEVFDTDEGARFVGEFAIGVNPFVREPMKDILFDEKIDGSIHFTPGQCYDEAYNGNKSAIHWDMVLIQRPEYGGGEIWFDDQLIRKDGRFVVPELEALNPENLK
- a CDS encoding sensor histidine kinase, which translates into the protein MRRAYTCLSILFILILLPFSLAGCSPSTASHHPTVKQGVLDLRDWDLEQKGTVSLNGEWQFYWRQLRDTPDSIPSHFITVPYVWNGYEWNGQKLPGEGYATFIATIRLNPAEKDKLLALYVPDVYTAYRLLLNGKQISENGVVGTSKQTMKPYYMPRLVYFRPETDTLVLTMQISNFVHKNGGMWNEMLVGDAQTLADWKEHSIIVQALLIASLFILGVYHLTIYAIRRKDLPSFYFGLFSFMLSIRATMQENMFLFQLFPNFNWELSKKIEYIILFLGLAVLCLLIQSLYPQEIKKRVVQIIQIICSFFACIAIVTPASIYTRVASIHYNFMLITIVYLMYVLILAVIRKRPFSYINCFVAIFFMITVALDILYYNQIIPYGNFTTFGLLIFTSVQSINLSITFARGFSRVEQMTGELKELNETLELRVQERTQSLEHSLREVARARAEMSIMEERSRIAGDIHDIVGHTLTTTVIQIEAGKRLLSKDLPRALEKLELSQELVRNGLNEIRRAIRIDQEDEEQFVFPGVLYHLVAETEKHTGVKIDTVIEPLPSLTLPQKKFIYHTLKEGLTNGIRHGQSNHFIFTMERRGAMLHLTLKDNGTGTSEIEYGFGLTTMQNRAQKLDGQLMIFSEPGKGCRLSVSLPIVQTSK
- a CDS encoding response regulator transcription factor — protein: MNKPIRILIADDQTLMREGLKTILELEDDIEVIGTPDDGKKAYEMVAQHRPDVVLMDVRMPVMDGIESTRLIKKEFPETVILILTTFAEDAYIIEGLANGASGFLLKDIHGDRLISSIRDAACGQLLLPSIIATKLATRLSQLSSQAQHEINTEKLRQEGIEFSTREKEIAHLMLKGFSNRQIAKALFISEGTVKNYISIIYSKIGTNERTKAIMYIQTLGIEESNTQ